CGTCGATGATCACCCGGTCGCCGGCCTTCAGACCCTGCTGCACGATGCGCAGGCCGTCGGCATTGCGGCCCAGCGTGATGTCCTGGCGCTGTGCCTTGCCGTCCTTGTCGACCACGTACACATACTTGCGGTCCTGGTCGGTCAGCACGGCCTTCTCGTCGATCAGCATGGCCTGGAACTGGCCGCTGCCCAGCAGCTGCACGCGGGCGAACAGGCCCGGGGTGAAGGTGCGGTCGGCGTTGTCGAGCAGCGCGCGAACGCGGATGGTGCCGGTGCTGCGGGTAACCTGGTTGTCGAGGAAGTCGACCTTGCCTTCGTGCGGGTAGCCGTCCTCGCCCGACAGGCCCACCTTGACCGGCAGGTCGCTGTCACGCTCGCTCGGGCGCTCGCCCTTGCGCGCCATCTGGGCGTACCGCAGGAAGGTGGCTTCGTCGGCATCGAAGTACACGAACACCGTGTCCAGCGACACCAGCGTGGTCAGCACGCTGGCGCTGTCGCCGGCGGTGACCAGGTTGCCGGCGGTCACCATCGCGCGGCCGGCGCGGCCGTTGATCGGGGCGCGCACCTTGGTGAACTCCAGGTTCAACGCGGCGGCATCCAGCGCGGCCTGCGCGGCCTGCACGCTGGCACCGGCCTGGTCAGCCGCGGCACGCCGCTGCTCCCAGGTTTCGGTGGAGATGGCCTGCTGATCGGACAGCTTCTTGGCGCGCTCGGATTCGCTGCGGGCCAGCGTGGACTGGGTGCGGGCGCGCGCCAGTTCGGCACGGGCGCGGTCGTACTCGGCCTGGTAGCTGCGGGCGTCGATGGTGAACAGCACGTCGCCCTTCTTCACTTCCTCGCCTTCGACGTAGTTGACCTTGTCGATGTAGCCGGACACGCGCGGACGCAGCTCGACGCTCTGCACCGCTTCAACGCGGCCGCTGAAGTCGTCCCACTGGCTGACGGGCTTGATCAGCACCGGCGCGGCGCTCACCTGCGGCGGCGGTGGCATGCCGGCTTCTTCTGCGTGGCCACCGCTGCAGGCAGCGAGCACGGCGGCGGCGAGGATCGAGACGCCGGCCATGGCCAGCCGTCGGGTAAGACGATGCGGAGTGGAATTGGGGGAGGTCATGACAGGCATCCGTACGGAGGGGTGGTATTCGAAAATCGGGGGTAGTGCTGAACGTGGGTGGCGCATCCTGCGACCTCAACCTTGGTAGAGGTCAAGCAGCACCAGCGGTGTCGCGCGACATCGGGGGAGGCCAATCCCTGTGCAGCAGGCCGCGCGGCAGTTCGGCATCGCGCGCATCGCAACGCACGATGGCGCGGTTGTCGGTACAGGTGTCCAGCAGCGATACGAGGCGGCGGCCCACCAGCAAGGCGCTGGGCCACTCGATACAGGCGTTGGCCGCATTGGCCGGGGTGCAGACCGGGTTGCACACTTCAAGCATCTGCGCGCGCACGCCCAGCGCCTGCGCTTCCTGATGCAGCACCTGCGCGTACATGCGCGTGGCGGACATGGTGATGGACGATTCACCGTGCCCGGCCCACGGCTTGAAGCCGGCCGGACCGCCGATCAACACATAGCGACGCGGATGGGTGCCACCGCGCAGCAGCGGCAGCAGGTGGCGGCCGGCATGCACGTGCGGCATCACGTCGGCCTGCAGCGCCTGCAGCAGCGCGTCGCCACTGCGATCGGTCACCCGGCCGCGGTTGTAAGGCCCACCCATTGCATCGACCACGGCCGACAACGCGCGCCGGCGCGGCGCGATGCGCTCGGCCACGGTCTGCGCCGAGGCGTCGTCGCCGAAGGAACCCAGCAGGGTCTCCAGACCGGGCTCATCGGCGAACTGTTCCTGCAGGGCCGCCAGCCGACCGGGGTCGCGGCCGACCACCAGGACCGGGCTACCGGCCTCCAGCAGCGCAGCCACGATGCCCTGGCCGACACTACCGGTGCCGCCCAGAACAAGGACCTCGGGGGCCAGCGTCCCACTCATGGGACTTTCACTCCCGCCGCCGGGATAATCCCAATCCGGCCCAGTCGGCCCAGATCGCGATTGCCCAGGCGCAGGCTGCCGCCGCGCTGCATCTTGGCGGGCGGGGTGAACTCTCGGAAAGCCTTGTAGGACAAGGACGAGGGCCGCTTCTCAACGGTCATCGCCAGGTCCAGCGGGGCTGTGCGGCCGGTCAGTACGCGGCCAAGAATGTTCCGCAACCACATGGCGGAGGTCCTTCAATTCGGGAATGGCGCCAGATTAGTCCTCAAACTCCCACTTGATTAGTCCGGATTAAGGGGAATAATCGTCCCGTACCCGGCACAATCTTTCGGGCACCCTATCCCCTCCCCGACTTCGGACCCGTCATGGCCCACGATCTCAACGACACGCTGATCTTCGTCAAGGTGGTCGAGCAAGGCAGCTTCATCGCCGCCGCCACTGCGCTTGGCCTGCCCAAGACCACGGTCAGCCGCAAGGTGCAGGAACTGGAAACGCGCCTGGGCGCGCGCCTGCTGCACCGGACCACGCGCCGGCTGGGCCTCACCGAGGCCGGGTCGGTGTACCACGAGCATTGCCAGCGCATCGCACGCGAACTGGAAGAAGCCGAAGGTGCGGTCAACCAGCTGCAGTCCGGTCCGCGCGGCTGGCTGCGCTTCACCGTGCCCTACTCCATCGGCATCACCTGGATCGCGCCGCTGCTGGGCGAGTTCCATGCGCAGTACCCGGAAATCCAGCTGGACATGCACCTGGGTAACGAAAAGCTCGACCTGATTGCAGGCGAAGCCGACCTGGCGTTGCGCGTGGGCACCCTGCCCGACTCCAACCTGGTGGCGCGCAAGCTGGGCAGCCTGCGCACCCAGGTGTTCGCCAGCCCGGCCTACATCGAGCGCTACGGCGAGCCGCTGCATCCGGACGAACTGCAGTTCCATCGCATCCTGGCGATGCGCAAGGCGCGCAACCTCAACAACAACCGGTTCTTCTGGCAGCTGGGCGAAAACGGTGGCGACCTGCGCGACTTCCCGGTCAATCCACTGCTGGTGGCCAATGATCCCTCCGCGCTCAACGGCGCACTGGTGTGTGGCGAAGGGTTGCTGCTGACCGGTGACGTGATGGCCAAGCCGTTCGTCGAATCGGGCATGGTGCGCCGCGTACTGGCGGGCTGGACCGGCCCGGAGGTGGACTTCAACGCGGTGTTCGCCGGCGGCCGGCTGGTCTCGCCGAAGGTGCGTGCGTTCGTCGATTTCCTGGTGGCCAAGCTCGACTTCGACGCCAACTACATGCTGGCGCAGTGCCCGAACGCGAAGTTCGCCAAGCAGCAGAATGCACAGGTGGAAGAGGAACTGCAGGCCACTGGCAAGCGGATCCTGGAGACGGTCACCGCGACCTGATCGCGCGCTTTTTCCCTGCGGTGGATTGTCGATCCACTGCCGCACAAGGCCGCCCTCGGGCGGCCTTGTCGCATCTGGGCGCCATGATAGCGCAGATACCCAAGGATTCTGCGGGACGTTGCGGGTAGCTGCGTCACATGCGGATCGTCGGGCTGGGCTGGGCTCGATCGGTATCCGATGCCGACCTGCCTTCCGTTGACCTTCGGCATGACAATAGCTAAATTAGAGTGAACACTCTGATTTAGAATCCGTGCGCAAACCCAATGCAGCAAGCCACGCCGCTCAACGCGCCCATCTCATCCAGGCGGCGAGGCGCTGCTTCGCGCGCGCCGGTTTCGATGGCTGCAGCACCGAGTCTGTCCGTGTTGAAGCCAAAACCAGCACTGGCAAGCTGTTTCACTATTTTCCAAACAAGCAGGCGTTGATCCTGGCGGTGGTGGAAGCCCACACCCGCAGCACGCATTCATCGCTCAGCGCGCTGGAACACCACGATGACGCACGCGCGGCGCTTCGGCTTCTGCTGAAAGGCGTCATCGAAGCCGCGGCCGATCCGGAAGAAAGGTGTCTCATCCTCGAAATATCCGCTGCCGCTTCGCGCGACGAAGAAATTGCCAAGCTGAGTGCCCAAGCAGACAAGGTCCTGGTGCAAACACTCAGTGCGCTCATCGCGCGCGTAAAGAAGGGCTTTCTCCTGCCCGATGAGCAGATGGTTGCACTGCTGTCATCTTGGATCGATGGAGTATTCAGTCGCGCCGGGACCGATCCTTCCTTCAATCCACTGACCATGCTCGCGACCATGGACAACCTGCTCGCAGTTCTTCAAGGCACACACCGTGGCAGCGGAGATGTCTGAACGCATCGACGC
This is a stretch of genomic DNA from Stenotrophomonas rhizophila. It encodes these proteins:
- a CDS encoding efflux RND transporter periplasmic adaptor subunit, translating into MTSPNSTPHRLTRRLAMAGVSILAAAVLAACSGGHAEEAGMPPPPQVSAAPVLIKPVSQWDDFSGRVEAVQSVELRPRVSGYIDKVNYVEGEEVKKGDVLFTIDARSYQAEYDRARAELARARTQSTLARSESERAKKLSDQQAISTETWEQRRAAADQAGASVQAAQAALDAAALNLEFTKVRAPINGRAGRAMVTAGNLVTAGDSASVLTTLVSLDTVFVYFDADEATFLRYAQMARKGERPSERDSDLPVKVGLSGEDGYPHEGKVDFLDNQVTRSTGTIRVRALLDNADRTFTPGLFARVQLLGSGQFQAMLIDEKAVLTDQDRKYVYVVDKDGKAQRQDITLGRNADGLRIVQQGLKAGDRVIIDGVQKVFMPGMPVQAKAVAMQPVAAPVAAPAVAKN
- a CDS encoding SDR family NAD(P)-dependent oxidoreductase, with amino-acid sequence MSGTLAPEVLVLGGTGSVGQGIVAALLEAGSPVLVVGRDPGRLAALQEQFADEPGLETLLGSFGDDASAQTVAERIAPRRRALSAVVDAMGGPYNRGRVTDRSGDALLQALQADVMPHVHAGRHLLPLLRGGTHPRRYVLIGGPAGFKPWAGHGESSITMSATRMYAQVLHQEAQALGVRAQMLEVCNPVCTPANAANACIEWPSALLVGRRLVSLLDTCTDNRAIVRCDARDAELPRGLLHRDWPPPMSRDTAGAA
- a CDS encoding LysR family transcriptional regulator, whose translation is MAHDLNDTLIFVKVVEQGSFIAAATALGLPKTTVSRKVQELETRLGARLLHRTTRRLGLTEAGSVYHEHCQRIARELEEAEGAVNQLQSGPRGWLRFTVPYSIGITWIAPLLGEFHAQYPEIQLDMHLGNEKLDLIAGEADLALRVGTLPDSNLVARKLGSLRTQVFASPAYIERYGEPLHPDELQFHRILAMRKARNLNNNRFFWQLGENGGDLRDFPVNPLLVANDPSALNGALVCGEGLLLTGDVMAKPFVESGMVRRVLAGWTGPEVDFNAVFAGGRLVSPKVRAFVDFLVAKLDFDANYMLAQCPNAKFAKQQNAQVEEELQATGKRILETVTAT
- a CDS encoding TetR/AcrR family transcriptional regulator; the protein is MRKPNAASHAAQRAHLIQAARRCFARAGFDGCSTESVRVEAKTSTGKLFHYFPNKQALILAVVEAHTRSTHSSLSALEHHDDARAALRLLLKGVIEAAADPEERCLILEISAAASRDEEIAKLSAQADKVLVQTLSALIARVKKGFLLPDEQMVALLSSWIDGVFSRAGTDPSFNPLTMLATMDNLLAVLQGTHRGSGDV